The genomic window GAGATCGGGCGTATTGGGCAATAAAAGATGCCATCATACATTGCAGGTACAAACCTGGGGAACCGCTCCTCGAAGAGCGAGTGAGCCGGGAACTTGGGGTCAGCAGAACGCCGGTAAGGGAGGCCCTGCGAGAGTTACAGCGCGACGGGCTTGTCCGTTACATTCAAGGGAAGGGCGCGTTTGTGGCTGATATCTCAATCCAGGATGTGCACGAGGTCTTCTTCTTGAGGCGTGTCCTTGAGGCGGCGGCACTTCGGGTGACCATTCAGAGGTATCGCAAGGAGGATCTGGAACCGCTTATCGAGCTCTTCTCGGGGCTTGATCGGAAGGTAGAGAGCCTTGACTACGATGCGCTCTTTGAGTCCGATATTCGGCTGCATGGCTTCATCGTGGACATGGCAGGCAACAAGCGGCTTACCCATTTCGTATCGGTGCTGGGCGACCAGATCGAAAGGCTGCGCCGCATATCAGCGACGATGCCTGGGAGGATGCGGCAATCCCTGGAGGAACACCGCGCCATACTTGCTGCGATTCAGGCTAGAGACGTGGAGTCGGCAGAAAGCCACCTGATGCGCCATCTGAATAACGTGGAGAAGACAGTGCTGGTCGTATCGGGTTATTGACGAGATCCCCAGTGCCTGCACCTGCTAAACGAGATTCGACAAGACGCGAGGTGAGCGTTTCGAGCGGCAGACGGAAGGCGTTTTCGCGAGGGGACACGCGCCGACCACCTATTCATGGAGCACGCACACGTGCGTATACAGGGCGTATTAAGGCGGATGTAGGCCCTTTCCTGCACG from Bacillota bacterium includes these protein-coding regions:
- a CDS encoding GntR family transcriptional regulator, with amino-acid sequence MRDRAYWAIKDAIIHCRYKPGEPLLEERVSRELGVSRTPVREALRELQRDGLVRYIQGKGAFVADISIQDVHEVFFLRRVLEAAALRVTIQRYRKEDLEPLIELFSGLDRKVESLDYDALFESDIRLHGFIVDMAGNKRLTHFVSVLGDQIERLRRISATMPGRMRQSLEEHRAILAAIQARDVESAESHLMRHLNNVEKTVLVVSGY